From the genome of Pseudomonas putida:
TGCTGCAGAACCAGCCCGAATTCGTTGCGCTTGTGTCAATCGATGTGGCCAAGCAGTGCGTCCAGCACAACCGCGTATGCATCTTGCCCTTGGCCATCAAGTCCGTAAGCGACCCCTACGAGTTGGTAACACGCAGAGGTAGCCAGGCCACACCGGCTATGGAGCAACTGAGGGGGTTGCTGATACAAGTCGAGCTCGACGATGCAGGCCGCCCTAAAGCGCTTCAATCAGAAGGTGGTCGGGCACTGCGACCGAACCACAATCCCCACTGATCTACGTCAAAACTCGTCGCAGCCTGAAGAGTTACGGCGAACTATAATGAAAATACTTTGTCACGTTATTGGATCCGAAACTGCTTTCGGAGTCTAGCTCGCTCGAATGAGATTCAAAATAATGATCCCATCGGCGATTAGGACGACTTCAGCTGGAGGCTGTTCTCCATGGACGCGATCAAAAGCTGCTATCACCCCATCGATGCGGCAATTCTTTGGTGCGATCTGGCCGATCACACCGCAGAGATCTTACAGGTCGAAATAGCCCACTCAGGTGAGCTACTCAAGCATTTTCCGCAGTGGCCCTGTCTCCACTTCTATGTGGAGCGCATCTACGACGCCATTGCCGCGGGTGAGCTACCGGCAACGTTCCTCGGCGGGCCCATTACGCTCAACGACCACGCCGAGCGAGTGTATTGGTCCATACGCCGTCCGGATCTGCGGGCCTGGTTTGCGCTAAACCATCCGGAGGAAAAACCCGAATTCCTGTTCCCCAAAAATATCGACCACCTCGAATGCGTGAGTTTGAACGCCTTTTTGGCTGTGCAAGCTGAACGGGACTTCTACGCGCGTGAGTTTGAGAAAATGCATCAGGCCTACGATTCTGTTGTCGAAGAGATGACGGTCTACAAGCGCCATGAAAACGAGCTAACGGCGCAGCTTGATGCAGCGGAGCCAGCCCCTGAAGCCTCCGCCAGCGTCCACTACACGATCATCGGCGCCCTACTGGCAATCACCGTAGGCAAGTCGAAATCCGGCCAAGTGCAGTCGATCTATAAAAATCAGACTGCGGTAGTCCAGGCTATTTTGTCTCAATTTCCCGGCCTACATGGTTTGAGCAAACACACCCTTGATCGGAAATTTGCGTTGGCTCGCCGCCATTTGGCCCAAGCGGAGCAGGCCTAACTCCGAATAGCCAGGCAATGGCGGCCATTGCCTGGCAATGATTTTTCACCCCCACGGACCTTCACTGACTGTCACATCCCACTGCGCGCCACATGGCGCTAAGGAGTGACACCATGCAACCGGCCAGCCCTGCCCCAGCTTCCGCCGATCGCCACATCATGCGCCGCGATGAGGTGGAACAAAAAACCGGCTTCAAACGCTCGCACATCTACAACTTGATGAAGGCCGGACTATTCCCGCAATGCCGGCGCATCGGCACGCGCGCGGTCGGTTGGGACTCGCTGGAGATTGAGCAGTGGGTTCAGGATCGCCTGTCTGTTCGGGAGTAGTGCCATGAAAGTCCTTTCGCTGATCTCGACCAAGGGCGGGGCCGGCAAGACCACGGTTGCCGCCAACCTCGGCGGCCTGCTTGCCGACGCGGGCTTGAAGGTGCTGCTGCTCGACCTAGACAGTCAACCGACGTTGTCCAGCTACTACGCTCTGTGCAAGTCACGTGAAGCGGGCAGTTACGAACTGATCTCGCAGCGGCTCACGGTTGCCGAGCAGATCATTTCCGTCACCACCATCCCGCGGCTTGAACTGATCGTTTCCAACGACCGCGCGGGCCACCTGGGCACCGTACTGCTGCACGCGCCCGATGGCCGACTGCGCCTGTGCAACCTGCTACCCGCATTTGCCGATCAGTACGATGTGCTGATCGTCGACACCCAGGGCGCGCGCAGCGTGGTGGTGGAAATGGCCATCCTCGCCTCCGATTGTGCGCTATGCCCGTTGCCACCGGAAATGCTCGCGGCACGCGAACTGCGCCGCGGCACGCTCGGCCTGTTCGAAGAGCTGGAACCCTACCGCTACCTCGGCGTGTACTTGCCCCCGGTGAAACTGCTTCTCAATCAGGTGAACGCCAACCGGCGCGATACCTGCCTGATCATGCAGAGCCTGCGCAACACCTTTGCCGCCGACCCGCATGTCAGCGTTTGTAAAACGGTGATTCCCGATCGCGTCGCGTACCTCAATGCCGCGTCATTGGGATTGCCGGTGCATCGGATCGAGTCGAAAGCCGCCCCTCGATCGCGCAGTCGCTGCGCGGCCGATGTCATGCGGGCACTGGCCAATGAACTGTTCCCGGAGTGGGAGCAGCGACTGGCCCAGCCCAGGGGCCGTGCGCGCTCTTATCCCGACAGCATTGCCTCAGAGGAATGCGTCACCGGCCGACCCGCCTAGTGCCCTGCCCTTCCCCCCGCTGCCCCACCCACGCAGACAACTGGGAAGGCCAGGGCGGGGCCGCCTGCACTGACAGATCAGGGGCAAACCCATGAAACCACCAACCTCCGAAGACATTACACGCCAGCTCCAGCACGGGCACTTCCCACAGCGGGCAACACAGGTATCGCCCACCGATCCCGACTGCGACACGCCGATGGTGGTGACCCTCGAGCAGCTGCGGCCCTACGAGCATAATCCACGCTTCATCCGTAATCCGCTGTACGAGGAACTGAAGGCCTCCATCCGCGACCGCGGCCTGGACCAGCCCCCCTCTATCACGCGCCGGCCCGGCGAGCCGCAGTTCATCATCCGAAATGGCGGCAATACACGGCTGAGTATCCTCGGCGAACTGTGGCAAGAAACCCGTGACGACCGTTTTTTCCGCATCCATTGCCTGTTTCGCCCCTGGCAGTCGGAGCTCCATACGCTGCTGGGCCATCTGGCCGAAAGTGACCTGCACGGCCAACTGACTTTCATCGAGCGGGCCCTGGCCGTGGCCAAGTTCCGCGACATGCTTCTGGTAGACGGTGGTAGCCTGAGTCAACGTGAACTGGCGGCGCAACTATCGGCCGGCGGCTACCCAATCTCGCAATCGCACATCAGCCGGATGCTGGACACCCTGGAGCACCTGCTGCCGGCGATCCCGCAAACCTTGTACGCCGGCTTGGGCAGACCTTCGATCGAGCGGACCCTTAACCTGCGTCGACGTGCCGAATCGGTGTGGAATCGGTACGTTGCGACACGGTTGGATTTCACCGCGTTGTGGTTGGAGGTGCTGTCTACGTTCGACTGCACAGCCGCCGAGCTGGACACCGCCGAGCTGCAGGACGAACTGCTCGCGCACATGGCGAAATCCTTGGACCAGTCACCACGCCTGCTGGCGTTGGAGCTGTTCCAGGATAGCGGCCAGGCATCACGTCAGCCACTGACGCCCGACCGGTCGCTGCCCTCGCCGCTGGGCGTGGGCCAAGACACCGATACCACTTCCGGTAGTGAGCCTGAAGCCCCCACGGGGCTCCACTCACCGGAGCTGGTCTGCCCTCCGCAACCTGCTGATAGGCAACCCGAACAGGCAGACCTGAAGCAGCCTCCTGCCGTCACCCGTGAACAGGTACGCACTCCAACTGCGCCACCGCCCGCTCAGTCTGCCGATATCGGCAGTGCTGGGCGCCTGTGCTTGCCCGATTCACTGGATACCCTCTGGCCGATACCGCCGGCTATAGAAGACCTGGTGCAACTGCGCCAGGCCTGCGCGCAGTTGGCCAGCGAACTGGCCGGCTACGCCAATGCGCCACACATGGTCTGCGCCACGGAGGAAGGCCTGGGTTTCTCGTTGGCGCCCGATACAGCAGCGCCTTCGACACCGCACCGCACTGGGATTCAGCTGCTGTTGGGTGCGCTGTTACGCGTGCAGGATGACGTTGCTTGGGAGCAACGTCAGCAACTCCCGGCGGCATTGTTCGGCCAACTGCTACTGGGTGCTTACGATCTTCCGCTGATCGAGCGCCCAGCGCTCGCGATCGGGATTGAGCGGCTCCCCGACCCTCAATTGGCGCAACTGTTTTCACTTATCCGGCTCTCTCGACGCCTGATCGAACTCACGCTGTCGTCCACCCGCTGACACCCGGAGGTACCGCATGAGCACGCCGTTCAATCTGCTGAACCACGCCATGTTGAACCAGGTCCTGCATGAACTGCGCCATGGCCGACTGCAACGGTGCAAGGCCTTGGGCCTCGGCGACGAGGACATCGAGGTGCTGCAGTCGCTGCCGCCCACCACCTTGTCCCACCTGGCGCACTCCACGATCGCCTGGGTCGAGATCAAGGTCGACACCACGGTGCTGCGTCGCCTGATCGCCCAGGCCGAACGCGACGAACTGAACGAGCGGCTGATCAACCGTGCCCTGAAGTTGGGGGCGAGTTCGAACATCATGTACCGCTGCTTCGGCCTCGACCATTCCGACACGGCATTGCGCCGACGCATCTTGAAGATCGAGACCCACCGTGGTCGCCCCGTCCAGCTCAGTGAAGTCCAGGAACATGCGGTGTGGAACCGCTGGCGCCAGTTGCGGGCTGAAGATCCGGACAGCGAGCCGCTGGACGCGATGATGATGCTGGCCGAGGAACAACAGATCAGCCTGACCCTGATCTGGCAGCAGATAGAGCTCTATGGAGGTATCCCATGCTGAACTTCTACACCGTGGACTGGGCTGATGTGGTGCGCCAGAGCATGGTCACGCTCAAGCGCTGTCTGGAGCAGGCCGAACAAGCCAAGGTCGCCCGTGCGCTGGCGGAGGGGCCAGGCTTCGTATACCACGGCAGCCACGATCCGTTACCGCAGGGATTGCTACAGGATCGCCGGCTCACGCCCGTGGAGCGCAATCTCTGGTTGGTGCTGCGCTGGTTGATCACCGAGCGGCAAATGCGAACCCCGCGCTACCAGGACCTACAGCCCTACCTGGCGACCAGTCCCTGTGGCGCACAGGCCTCACGCGAGACCCTCGCCCGAGCGCTGAACGTGCTGCGTGCCACCCGCTGGCTCAGCCTGAGCGAACGTTATCGCGATGAGCAGGGTTGCCTGCGCGGCTGCGTCTACGTGCTACACGACGCGCCACTAACGCCGGCGCAAGCCATCGACCAAGATGCCGGTTACCTGTCCCTGATCAGCCAAAACCTGTCCCACGCCACCAAAGGTGTGCGCGATCTCGCTCAGCACCTCCTCCAGGAACTGCGGGCGGATCCGGAGGTGGCTGACGAGGCCTTGGCCATGATGGCTTCGCTCCCCGCAACAGGCGCTCAACAGGCCTTGCCGCTGCAGACCGACAGCCAGGTCGAGCATTCCGAACTGGGAGAAGCGCACAGCGTTCGGTCTGCCGCACCGTCCTCGACCGATTCCGAACCCAGCGTGAATGCCCCGACGGCGGCTGTCGTTCGGAATCCAGCGCAGTACCGTACCGTACAAAAACAAAGCAAAAAAAGTACAGTACCGCCCACCTCGGCCGATGGCAGCGCCGCTTGGCCAGCGGGTCTGCAGTTAAGCCCGACTGAACAACGCCGGGCTAACCAAGCGCTGCGCCAGCTCGAGCCCGAACAGCGACAAGCGGTGATCAATGAAGCAGCGGTTCGCTGTAGCCGCGGCGACATTCGCAAACCCATTGCCTACTTGTTGGGGCTGATCAAGCGAGCCTGCCAGGGCGAATTCACGCTTTGGGCCGCACGAAGCGATGTACCACCAGCACCGCGCAAGCGCATTCGCCCGCCTGAGCCGGCTGATGAGCGCTCACGGGAATCCGGAAGCCGCGTGGCCTCGCCGCTGGCCAAGGCGTACCTGGAGCAGCTCAAGCTTCGCTGCGGTGTCGTCAACGGGGCAACCTAACAGCGCGCTGAGTATTCCAAGTCTCCAGCGTTCAGCGGACCTCGATGGATTTGATCACAGTGGCATCACTCCAGTGACGTGTTCTAGTCAGACATGATCATTCAAGGAGTGTGATCTGCGTGATGGCTGTAAGGTCGCAGCTTTGACCAATACCAGGAGGAAGCAATTAGCTGCGTTGGCACTCAGTGGATTTGATCACAGTGGCATCAATGGCAGGACCATCGAAAGTAGGGGCAATGTGAGCCCATCGCGTTCAAATTGATCACTGCCAGGTTGCCCGAGAGCGCAGATCGTCGGCGTCATTCCGACGGCGAGGATCTGGCGATGGTCGACCACTACCAGCTCAACCTGGGCTCACTGCGCAGCAGCATCACACTCACCCTGCACACGCATCACGCAGCACGACTGTGGCAAGGCCGTGCCGCACGCGAAGGCGTGTTCGCCATCATGGGTATGGCGGGCTACATCAGCGTCACCAACCTGCTCAAGCAGGCGAGCAGTCAGGACGACCCCTTCGCCGACTGGTTCATGCTGCAACTCGAAGACAAGGTACTGCAGGCCAAGGCCGAGCTGCTGGCGTTGACCGAGCAAGTCAAACTGGTCGAGCGCGACCTGCCCTCCCAGGTCAGCATCGGCGACAACCTGAACATCCACCCTGTCACCCTGCCCCTGTTCATCGGCAGCCAGTTGGGGTTTCTCGCCGTCTACCTGCTGACCGACTACGATAGCCTGGTGCGCCGGGTCCTGCTGGCCCACCACACGGCGCTGATTGGCCGGGTCGACATGGAGCATTGGATCGATCGTGGCGCTCACCTGCTGCGCAGCCTGTTCAGCATGGCGCAGCTGTACCGGCTCGCTGGGGTCAGCCGAGATGACATGGCCGCCAACAACGCCCGCGCTCGGGAAGCCATCGACAAGTTCGGCATCCCACCGCAAGACATTCTCGAAGGCACGCGGCGCTCGCAATTCGCGCCGCCCATCGTCCGTCCAACAAACGCACCGTTGACCGTCGAGGCCGATCCACTTGAGACCGGCGTGGAGCCCTCGCCCGGCGCCCCCGCCGAAGGCGGTGAAGCATGACCCTGGCCGAAGCGATCGCTCATTGCCTGTCATCGGAGGCCTATCGCGAGTTTGAACACAGTGCCTCTCTAAAAGGCCTTTTAAAGCCTTTTAAGGGTAAGGGGGAGCTGTTCCAGTTCGCCGAGACAATCAAACAGCTGCGCGGCGAACTCGAGACGCTGATGGCCGCGATGCTGGCGATCATGGCGCAGCCACCCTTCTCGTTGCTCGAGTTGCGACTGAGCGTCCAGCACAGCTCCCAGGGCGCCTGCTTCCTCCGCTGGCGCAGCCCGGACTTCAAGCGCATGGGCGTGGAGGTCTGGGGGCAGGTGATGGAGCATCCGTTGCTGCAGCCGGAGTTGCGCCAGGCGCTGTACCAGCTGGAGGCCAACCGGATCGTCCTCAACCTGCAGATGAGCAGCCTGAACTCGCTCTATCGCCAGGTCCTCTTGGGCGCCCTCAAGCTCGCGCATGCCGATGACGTCCTTTTCGATACCACCACCGAGGAGAAACACCCATGAGCACGTTCTTTGTTGGC
Proteins encoded in this window:
- a CDS encoding AlpA family transcriptional regulator, which gives rise to MQPASPAPASADRHIMRRDEVEQKTGFKRSHIYNLMKAGLFPQCRRIGTRAVGWDSLEIEQWVQDRLSVRE
- a CDS encoding ParA family protein, translated to MKVLSLISTKGGAGKTTVAANLGGLLADAGLKVLLLDLDSQPTLSSYYALCKSREAGSYELISQRLTVAEQIISVTTIPRLELIVSNDRAGHLGTVLLHAPDGRLRLCNLLPAFADQYDVLIVDTQGARSVVVEMAILASDCALCPLPPEMLAARELRRGTLGLFEELEPYRYLGVYLPPVKLLLNQVNANRRDTCLIMQSLRNTFAADPHVSVCKTVIPDRVAYLNAASLGLPVHRIESKAAPRSRSRCAADVMRALANELFPEWEQRLAQPRGRARSYPDSIASEECVTGRPA
- a CDS encoding ParB family protein, giving the protein MKPPTSEDITRQLQHGHFPQRATQVSPTDPDCDTPMVVTLEQLRPYEHNPRFIRNPLYEELKASIRDRGLDQPPSITRRPGEPQFIIRNGGNTRLSILGELWQETRDDRFFRIHCLFRPWQSELHTLLGHLAESDLHGQLTFIERALAVAKFRDMLLVDGGSLSQRELAAQLSAGGYPISQSHISRMLDTLEHLLPAIPQTLYAGLGRPSIERTLNLRRRAESVWNRYVATRLDFTALWLEVLSTFDCTAAELDTAELQDELLAHMAKSLDQSPRLLALELFQDSGQASRQPLTPDRSLPSPLGVGQDTDTTSGSEPEAPTGLHSPELVCPPQPADRQPEQADLKQPPAVTREQVRTPTAPPPAQSADIGSAGRLCLPDSLDTLWPIPPAIEDLVQLRQACAQLASELAGYANAPHMVCATEEGLGFSLAPDTAAPSTPHRTGIQLLLGALLRVQDDVAWEQRQQLPAALFGQLLLGAYDLPLIERPALAIGIERLPDPQLAQLFSLIRLSRRLIELTLSSTR
- a CDS encoding DUF2857 domain-containing protein gives rise to the protein MSTPFNLLNHAMLNQVLHELRHGRLQRCKALGLGDEDIEVLQSLPPTTLSHLAHSTIAWVEIKVDTTVLRRLIAQAERDELNERLINRALKLGASSNIMYRCFGLDHSDTALRRRILKIETHRGRPVQLSEVQEHAVWNRWRQLRAEDPDSEPLDAMMMLAEEQQISLTLIWQQIELYGGIPC
- a CDS encoding STY4528 family pathogenicity island replication protein, whose amino-acid sequence is MLNFYTVDWADVVRQSMVTLKRCLEQAEQAKVARALAEGPGFVYHGSHDPLPQGLLQDRRLTPVERNLWLVLRWLITERQMRTPRYQDLQPYLATSPCGAQASRETLARALNVLRATRWLSLSERYRDEQGCLRGCVYVLHDAPLTPAQAIDQDAGYLSLISQNLSHATKGVRDLAQHLLQELRADPEVADEALAMMASLPATGAQQALPLQTDSQVEHSELGEAHSVRSAAPSSTDSEPSVNAPTAAVVRNPAQYRTVQKQSKKSTVPPTSADGSAAWPAGLQLSPTEQRRANQALRQLEPEQRQAVINEAAVRCSRGDIRKPIAYLLGLIKRACQGEFTLWAARSDVPPAPRKRIRPPEPADERSRESGSRVASPLAKAYLEQLKLRCGVVNGAT
- a CDS encoding PFL_4669 family integrating conjugative element protein is translated as MVDHYQLNLGSLRSSITLTLHTHHAARLWQGRAAREGVFAIMGMAGYISVTNLLKQASSQDDPFADWFMLQLEDKVLQAKAELLALTEQVKLVERDLPSQVSIGDNLNIHPVTLPLFIGSQLGFLAVYLLTDYDSLVRRVLLAHHTALIGRVDMEHWIDRGAHLLRSLFSMAQLYRLAGVSRDDMAANNARAREAIDKFGIPPQDILEGTRRSQFAPPIVRPTNAPLTVEADPLETGVEPSPGAPAEGGEA
- a CDS encoding DUF3158 family protein, with the translated sequence MTLAEAIAHCLSSEAYREFEHSASLKGLLKPFKGKGELFQFAETIKQLRGELETLMAAMLAIMAQPPFSLLELRLSVQHSSQGACFLRWRSPDFKRMGVEVWGQVMEHPLLQPELRQALYQLEANRIVLNLQMSSLNSLYRQVLLGALKLAHADDVLFDTTTEEKHP